Proteins encoded in a region of the Quercus lobata isolate SW786 chromosome 8, ValleyOak3.0 Primary Assembly, whole genome shotgun sequence genome:
- the LOC115956852 gene encoding fatty acyl-CoA reductase 2-like: MICEYIFNGAAFIEKILRTVPDVGKIFLLIKAKDKKAAIDRLKIEILDSEPFKCLEQMYGESFKDFMIRKLVPVVGNVCESNLGMDPCTANEIAKKVDVIINSAANTTFDEMYDVALNTNTRGPSRLLGFAKRCKKHDLFLHISTAYVNGERQGLIMEKPFHTGQTIAERSATSKTPPVSIPVLDIIAEIDLVSDLKLSAHENDVAQKMKELGLQRAKTFRWQDTYVFTKAMGEMLVNSQRGNIPVVIIRPTIVESTYKEPCLGWIQGNRMLDPVIIYCSRVFQKRGYKTALATKNAAIGQLTGFIGDSKTIIDMVPTDMVVNTSIAAIAKHGIAAKPGLNVYHVGSSSVNLITFKDLVKFCYDHFTSSPLMDSKGKNIHITEFKYFSSMDSFSSYISDELAQRSALMDATVLDTKLQGQLEMKSKKKAELILHMAQLYWPYAFYGGRFDNRNTQKLMEDMSLEEMRDFGFDVRGINWEHYIVDVHIPGLRRHVMKERLAS; the protein is encoded by the exons ATTTTAGACTCAGAACCTTTCAAGTGCTTGGAACAAATGTATGGGGAATCCTTTAAGGATTTCATGATAAGGAAGCTGGTCCCAGTAGTTGGGAATGTTTGTGAATCCAATCTAGGGATGGATCCCTGTACAGCTAATGAGATCGCAAAAAAAGTTGATGTGATCATAAATTCAGCCGCCAATACAACTTTTGATGAAATGT ATGATGTTGCTCTCAACACAAACACAAGAGGACCTTCTCGGCTCTTAGGTTTTGCAAAGAGGTGCAAGAAACATGACCTTTTCTTGCATATATCAACCG CATATGTCAATGGGGAGAGACAAGGATTAATTATGGAAAAACCTTTCCACACGGGACAGACAATAGCAGAGAGAAGTGCCACCTCAAAAACCCCACCGGTATCTATCCCAGTACTGGATATTATTGCTGAAATAGACTTGGTTTCAGATTTGAAATTATCTGCGCATGAAAATGATGTTGCTCAAAAGATGAAAGAATTGGGTCTTCAAAG GGCAAAAACCTTCAGATGGCAAGACACTTACGTGTTCACGAAGGCCATGGGTGAGATGCTAGTAAATAGCCAGAGAGGAAATATTCCAGTAGTCATCATTCGCCCTACTATCGTTGAGAGTACCTATAAAGAGCCTTGCCTTGGATGGATACAAGGAAACAG AATGCTAGATCCAGTGATCATATA CTGTAGCCGCGTtttccaaaaacgcggctacaAAACGGCTTTAGCCaccaaaaacgcggctataggccaACTCACAGGATTTATTGGGGACTCAAAAACAATTATAGACATG GTTCCTACTGACATGGTTGTCAACACGTCCATAGCAGCCATAGCAAAACATGGAATTGCTGCGAAACCAGGCTTAAATGTCTACCATGTTGGGTCATCTTCTGTAAACCTGATTACGTTTAAGGATTTAGTCAAGTTTTGTTACGACCACTTCACTAGTTCTCCGTTGATGGACTCAAAAGGAAAGAACATCCACATCACTGAATTTAAGTATTTTAGCTCAATGGACAGTTTTTCCTCTTACATATCTGATGAATTAGCTCAAAGAAGTGCACTAATGGATGCAACCGTTTTAGACACTAAGCTGCAAGGTCAGCTGGAAATGAAATCCAAGAAGAAAGCGGAGCTTATTCTTCACATGGCTCAGTTATATTGGCCATATGCATTCTATGGGGGAC GGTTTGACAATCGTAATACCCAGAAATTGATGGAAGATATGTCCTTAGAAGAAATGAGGGACTTTGGATTTGATGTACGGGGCATAAATTGGGAGCATTACATCGTGGACGTTCACATTCCAGGTTTAAGAAGGCATGTCATGAAGGAAAGACTGGCATCATAA
- the LOC115954542 gene encoding cell division control protein 6 homolog B-like isoform X5 produces the protein MEKVKQLLFHWANEARHQQPNVLTINCTSLAKTSDIFGKILGESQLRKKVNGVTSPLQHLQNLYSQKPQPSGMKMMLIIADELDYLITKDRAVLHDLFMLTTFPFSRCILIGIANAIDLADRFLPKLQSLNCKPTVVTFRAYSKDQILKILHERLM, from the exons ATGGAGAAAGTGAAACAACTCTTGTTTCATTGGGCTAATGAG GCGAGGCATCAGCAACCGAATGTGTTAACCATAAATTGTACTTCACTGGCAAAAACGTCAGATATTTTTGGCAAG ATATTGGGTGAAAGCCAACTGCGAAAGAAAGTTAATGGTGTTACCTCTCCCTTGCAACATTTGCAGAACTTGTACTCTCAAAAGCCCCAGCCATCTGGCATGAAGATGAT GCTGATAATTGCTGATGAGTTGGACTATTTGATTACTAAAGACCGGGCCGTTCTTCATGATCTTTTCATGCTTACAACATTCCCCTTCTCCAGATGTATATTGATAG GAATAGCTAATGCCATAGACCTAGCAGATCGTTTTCTTCCAAAACTTCAGTCATTAAATT GCAAACCTACGGTGGTAACTTTTCGGGCCTACTCTAAAGATCAAATCCTCAAGATACTTCATGAGAGGCTAATG TAA
- the LOC115954542 gene encoding cell division control protein 6 homolog B-like isoform X4: MEKVKQLLFHWANEARHQQPNVLTINCTSLAKTSDIFGKILGESQLRKKVNGVTSPLQHLQNLYSQKPQPSGMKMMLIIADELDYLITKDRAVLHDLFMLTTFPFSRCILIGIANAIDLADRFLPKLQSLNCKPTVVTFRAYSKDQILKILHERLMVHLFSWQVQCEVLFGRKYQICNDL, encoded by the exons ATGGAGAAAGTGAAACAACTCTTGTTTCATTGGGCTAATGAG GCGAGGCATCAGCAACCGAATGTGTTAACCATAAATTGTACTTCACTGGCAAAAACGTCAGATATTTTTGGCAAG ATATTGGGTGAAAGCCAACTGCGAAAGAAAGTTAATGGTGTTACCTCTCCCTTGCAACATTTGCAGAACTTGTACTCTCAAAAGCCCCAGCCATCTGGCATGAAGATGAT GCTGATAATTGCTGATGAGTTGGACTATTTGATTACTAAAGACCGGGCCGTTCTTCATGATCTTTTCATGCTTACAACATTCCCCTTCTCCAGATGTATATTGATAG GAATAGCTAATGCCATAGACCTAGCAGATCGTTTTCTTCCAAAACTTCAGTCATTAAATT GCAAACCTACGGTGGTAACTTTTCGGGCCTACTCTAAAGATCAAATCCTCAAGATACTTCATGAGAGGCTAATG gttcatttattttcttggcAAGTGCAATGTGAAGTTCTTTTTGGAAGAAAATATCAGATTTGTAATGATCTTTAG
- the LOC115954542 gene encoding cell division control protein 6 homolog B-like isoform X2, translated as MEKVKQLLFHWANEILGESQLRKKVNGVTSPLQHLQNLYSQKPQPSGMKMMLIIADELDYLITKDRAVLHDLFMLTTFPFSRCILIGIANAIDLADRFLPKLQSLNCKPTVVTFRAYSKDQILKILHERLMVSSMLQLYLPASKWYSLIILILCFHLHHSLRNSIVNLTMYKEMEGIIILRNILRFSYYTFYSFTLNIRNHNIQALDNFSGFLSNSGKTLYMYLFSLI; from the exons ATGGAGAAAGTGAAACAACTCTTGTTTCATTGGGCTAATGAG ATATTGGGTGAAAGCCAACTGCGAAAGAAAGTTAATGGTGTTACCTCTCCCTTGCAACATTTGCAGAACTTGTACTCTCAAAAGCCCCAGCCATCTGGCATGAAGATGAT GCTGATAATTGCTGATGAGTTGGACTATTTGATTACTAAAGACCGGGCCGTTCTTCATGATCTTTTCATGCTTACAACATTCCCCTTCTCCAGATGTATATTGATAG GAATAGCTAATGCCATAGACCTAGCAGATCGTTTTCTTCCAAAACTTCAGTCATTAAATT GCAAACCTACGGTGGTAACTTTTCGGGCCTACTCTAAAGATCAAATCCTCAAGATACTTCATGAGAGGCTAATGGTAAGTTCTATGCTTCAGTTATACCTCCCGGCAAGCAAGTGGTATTCacttataattttaattttgtgttttcatttgCATCACAGTTTGAGGAACTCAATTGTAAATTTAACCATGTACAAGGAAATGGAAGGAATTATCATTTTGAGAAATATTCTGAGGTTCTCTTATTACACCTTTTACAGTTTTACTTTGAACATTAGGAACCACAACATACAGGCCCTTGACAACTTTTCTGGTTTCTTGAGTAATAGCGGCAAAACactatatatgtatttattctCTCTCATATAG
- the LOC115954542 gene encoding cell division control protein 6 homolog B-like isoform X1, with protein sequence MEKVKQLLFHWANEARHQQPNVLTINCTSLAKTSDIFGKILGESQLRKKVNGVTSPLQHLQNLYSQKPQPSGMKMMLIIADELDYLITKDRAVLHDLFMLTTFPFSRCILIGIANAIDLADRFLPKLQSLNCKPTVVTFRAYSKDQILKILHERLMVSSMLQLYLPASKWYSLIILILCFHLHHSLRNSIVNLTMYKEMEGIIILRNILRFSYYTFYSFTLNIRNHNIQALDNFSGFLSNSGKTLYMYLFSLI encoded by the exons ATGGAGAAAGTGAAACAACTCTTGTTTCATTGGGCTAATGAG GCGAGGCATCAGCAACCGAATGTGTTAACCATAAATTGTACTTCACTGGCAAAAACGTCAGATATTTTTGGCAAG ATATTGGGTGAAAGCCAACTGCGAAAGAAAGTTAATGGTGTTACCTCTCCCTTGCAACATTTGCAGAACTTGTACTCTCAAAAGCCCCAGCCATCTGGCATGAAGATGAT GCTGATAATTGCTGATGAGTTGGACTATTTGATTACTAAAGACCGGGCCGTTCTTCATGATCTTTTCATGCTTACAACATTCCCCTTCTCCAGATGTATATTGATAG GAATAGCTAATGCCATAGACCTAGCAGATCGTTTTCTTCCAAAACTTCAGTCATTAAATT GCAAACCTACGGTGGTAACTTTTCGGGCCTACTCTAAAGATCAAATCCTCAAGATACTTCATGAGAGGCTAATGGTAAGTTCTATGCTTCAGTTATACCTCCCGGCAAGCAAGTGGTATTCacttataattttaattttgtgttttcatttgCATCACAGTTTGAGGAACTCAATTGTAAATTTAACCATGTACAAGGAAATGGAAGGAATTATCATTTTGAGAAATATTCTGAGGTTCTCTTATTACACCTTTTACAGTTTTACTTTGAACATTAGGAACCACAACATACAGGCCCTTGACAACTTTTCTGGTTTCTTGAGTAATAGCGGCAAAACactatatatgtatttattctCTCTCATATAG
- the LOC115954542 gene encoding cell division control protein 6 homolog B-like isoform X3, translating to MEKVKQLLFHWANEARHQQPNVLTINCTSLAKTSDIFGKILGESQLRKKVNGVTSPLQHLQNLYSQKPQPSGMKMMLIIADELDYLITKDRAVLHDLFMLTTFPFSRCILIGIANAIDLADRFLPKLQSLNCKPTVVTFRAYSKDQILKILHERLMFEELNCKFNHVQGNGRNYHFEKYSEVLLLHLLQFYFEH from the exons ATGGAGAAAGTGAAACAACTCTTGTTTCATTGGGCTAATGAG GCGAGGCATCAGCAACCGAATGTGTTAACCATAAATTGTACTTCACTGGCAAAAACGTCAGATATTTTTGGCAAG ATATTGGGTGAAAGCCAACTGCGAAAGAAAGTTAATGGTGTTACCTCTCCCTTGCAACATTTGCAGAACTTGTACTCTCAAAAGCCCCAGCCATCTGGCATGAAGATGAT GCTGATAATTGCTGATGAGTTGGACTATTTGATTACTAAAGACCGGGCCGTTCTTCATGATCTTTTCATGCTTACAACATTCCCCTTCTCCAGATGTATATTGATAG GAATAGCTAATGCCATAGACCTAGCAGATCGTTTTCTTCCAAAACTTCAGTCATTAAATT GCAAACCTACGGTGGTAACTTTTCGGGCCTACTCTAAAGATCAAATCCTCAAGATACTTCATGAGAGGCTAATG TTTGAGGAACTCAATTGTAAATTTAACCATGTACAAGGAAATGGAAGGAATTATCATTTTGAGAAATATTCTGAGGTTCTCTTATTACACCTTTTACAGTTTTACTTTGAACATTAG